From Acidimicrobiales bacterium, one genomic window encodes:
- a CDS encoding histidine kinase encodes MAPLLVDALFAVALAAASLVEPLMRRGDWEHAALLAPCLLLVAECAVLVARRRHPVAVWLAAGVVASAYGLSSHPDPTLHYGVMVAVYSVAAHSSRRTSIRAGVATAAIVLAVLLVDRGADFADWTTTYLTVGTAWLLGESMRANRAHAAGLARRREEEARRAVADERVRLARELHDVTAHHVSVIAVQAEAGQALLPDRPERAAEVLEGIATSAREALGELRRLLGVLREDSAAGGDRVPQPGLGALPALVDQVRAAGLPVDLRVEGDAQPVPAAVDVSAYRIVQEGLTNVLRHAGPCSAAVVVRYEPGAVALEVADDGAGPPSGDGDGLGLVGMRERAAMIGGHLEAGPRPGGGFAVRARLPT; translated from the coding sequence GTGGCGCCCCTGCTCGTCGACGCCCTGTTCGCGGTGGCGCTGGCCGCCGCGTCGCTCGTGGAGCCGCTGATGCGCCGGGGCGACTGGGAGCACGCGGCCCTGCTCGCCCCGTGCCTGCTGCTCGTGGCCGAGTGCGCCGTGCTGGTCGCCCGGCGCCGCCACCCCGTGGCCGTCTGGCTGGCCGCCGGGGTCGTCGCGTCCGCGTACGGGCTGTCGAGCCACCCCGACCCGACCCTGCACTACGGCGTGATGGTCGCCGTCTACTCGGTGGCCGCCCACTCGTCCCGGCGGACCTCGATCAGGGCCGGCGTGGCGACGGCCGCCATCGTGCTCGCCGTGCTCCTCGTCGACCGCGGCGCCGACTTCGCCGACTGGACGACGACCTACCTCACCGTCGGGACGGCCTGGCTGCTCGGCGAGTCCATGCGGGCCAACCGGGCCCACGCCGCCGGCCTGGCCCGCCGGCGGGAGGAGGAGGCGAGGCGGGCGGTGGCCGACGAGCGGGTCCGCCTGGCCCGCGAGCTCCACGACGTCACCGCCCACCACGTCAGCGTCATCGCCGTGCAGGCGGAGGCCGGCCAGGCGCTGCTGCCCGACCGGCCGGAGCGGGCGGCCGAGGTGCTGGAGGGCATCGCCACGTCGGCCAGGGAGGCGCTCGGCGAGCTGCGGCGGCTGCTCGGCGTGCTCCGCGAGGACAGCGCGGCCGGCGGCGACCGCGTGCCCCAGCCCGGGCTCGGCGCCCTCCCCGCCCTCGTCGACCAGGTGCGGGCGGCCGGCCTGCCGGTGGACCTGCGCGTCGAGGGCGACGCGCAGCCGGTGCCGGCCGCCGTCGACGTGTCGGCCTACCGGATCGTGCAGGAGGGGCTGACCAACGTGCTCCGCCACGCCGGGCCGTGCTCGGCGGCCGTGGTCGTCCGCTACGAGCCGGGCGCGGTCGCGCTGGAGGTGGCCGACGACGGCGCCGGCCCGCCGTCGGGCGACGGCGACGGGCTCGGCCTCGTCGGGATGCGGGAGCGGGCGGCGATGATCGGCGGCCACCTCGAGGCCGGGCCCCGGCCCGGCGGCGGGTTCGCGGTGCGGGCCCGGCTGCCGACGTGA
- a CDS encoding response regulator transcription factor, with protein sequence MTVRVLVVDDQDLVRAGFRLILEAAGLDVVGEAGDGAEAVRLAAADRPDVVLMDVRMPVMDGIEATRRIRSAAGNGDGDGPRVLVLTTFGLDEYVFDALRAGASGFLLKDVPRQQLVDAVHVVAAGDALLAPAVTRRLIEAFAAARPAGRGPDERALAPLTAREREALALIARGMTNAEMAAAMYVGEATVKTHVGNVLMKLGLRDRVQAVIFAYEHGVVSP encoded by the coding sequence GTGACCGTCCGCGTCCTCGTCGTCGACGACCAGGACCTCGTGCGGGCCGGGTTCCGGCTGATCCTCGAGGCCGCCGGCCTCGACGTGGTGGGCGAGGCCGGCGACGGCGCCGAGGCCGTGCGCCTCGCCGCCGCCGACCGGCCCGACGTGGTCCTGATGGACGTCCGCATGCCGGTCATGGACGGCATCGAGGCGACGAGGCGCATCCGCTCGGCGGCCGGCAACGGCGACGGCGACGGCCCCCGGGTGCTCGTGCTGACCACCTTCGGGCTCGACGAGTACGTGTTCGACGCCCTGCGGGCGGGGGCCAGCGGCTTCCTGCTGAAGGACGTGCCCCGCCAGCAGCTGGTCGACGCCGTGCACGTCGTGGCCGCCGGCGACGCGCTGCTGGCCCCGGCTGTGACCCGCCGCCTGATCGAGGCGTTCGCGGCCGCGCGGCCGGCCGGGCGGGGGCCCGACGAGCGGGCGCTGGCCCCGCTGACGGCCAGGGAGCGGGAGGCGCTGGCGCTGATCGCCAGGGGGATGACCAACGCCGAGATGGCGGCGGCCATGTACGTCGGCGAGGCGACGGTGAAGACCCACGTCGGCAACGTGCTCATGAAGCTCGGCCTGCGCGACCGGGTCCAGGCCGTCATCTTCGCCTACGAGCACGGCGTCGTCTCCCCCTGA
- a CDS encoding tyrosinase family protein yields the protein MTLRANSYRRALKRVRYRKNIIHLTDRELNDLRHAFEGLYAISATTADDGTVDPAGNADDERGYEWIAGVHGAPPPVYCQHGTLNFATWHRAYLYRFEKLLQDQVPSVTLSWWDWAAPEAEQHGLPAAVTDETYVDLDDGQTKPNPLRSAYNQWTGQPTSRAPRPAAQLATIAASLEFAMVQTEFPEFSANLENPHNQLHVWVGGDMGSVPTAAYDPVFWLHHANVDRNWYMWQQVHPTVAVPAEVRSFVCEPFNMTGADTLDVYALGYSYVDEERMVAADEVRELAAATGQDTVPEEARANATFVLGSVGARYRRATLEFLHLRPPDDSYLAHLFLNNPDATLDTERSLGTGYAGMLALFGHGPCLGGPGHCDVPDRSDDPYDVRPRHHKAPADTYVDVSFPLAEIVDEADGEPVDVDVTFVVEDAEGAPVDPSVLEFESVSLVTRA from the coding sequence ATGACACTACGGGCCAACTCATACCGTCGCGCGCTCAAGCGCGTCCGCTACCGGAAGAACATCATCCACCTGACCGATCGCGAGCTGAACGACCTGCGCCACGCCTTCGAGGGGCTCTACGCCATCTCCGCCACGACCGCCGACGACGGGACGGTCGATCCCGCGGGCAACGCCGACGACGAGCGGGGGTACGAGTGGATCGCGGGCGTCCACGGCGCCCCGCCGCCGGTGTACTGCCAGCACGGCACGCTCAACTTCGCCACCTGGCACCGCGCCTACCTGTATCGCTTCGAGAAGCTGCTCCAGGACCAGGTCCCGTCGGTGACCCTGTCGTGGTGGGACTGGGCGGCGCCCGAGGCGGAGCAGCACGGCCTGCCCGCGGCGGTCACCGACGAGACCTACGTCGACCTCGACGACGGGCAGACCAAGCCGAACCCGCTGCGGTCGGCCTACAACCAGTGGACCGGTCAGCCGACGAGTCGCGCTCCCCGGCCGGCGGCGCAGCTCGCGACCATCGCCGCCTCCCTGGAGTTCGCGATGGTGCAGACCGAATTCCCGGAGTTCTCGGCCAACCTCGAGAACCCGCACAACCAGCTTCACGTCTGGGTCGGCGGCGACATGGGGTCGGTGCCGACAGCGGCCTACGACCCCGTGTTCTGGCTCCACCACGCCAACGTCGACCGCAACTGGTACATGTGGCAGCAGGTTCACCCGACCGTGGCGGTCCCCGCCGAGGTGCGGTCGTTCGTCTGCGAGCCGTTCAACATGACCGGCGCCGACACGCTCGACGTCTACGCCCTCGGCTACTCCTACGTTGACGAGGAGCGCATGGTGGCTGCCGACGAGGTGCGCGAGCTCGCCGCCGCGACGGGTCAGGACACGGTGCCGGAGGAGGCGAGGGCGAACGCCACCTTCGTGCTCGGCTCGGTCGGTGCGCGGTACCGGCGGGCCACGCTTGAGTTCCTCCACCTCCGGCCGCCGGACGACTCCTACCTCGCCCACCTGTTCCTCAACAACCCCGACGCCACGCTCGACACCGAGCGCTCGCTCGGGACCGGGTACGCCGGGATGCTGGCCCTCTTCGGTCACGGCCCCTGCCTCGGCGGCCCCGGCCACTGCGACGTCCCCGACCGATCGGACGACCCCTACGACGTCCGGCCGCGCCACCACAAGGCGCCGGCCGACACCTACGTCGACGTGTCGTTCCCGCTCGCCGAGATCGTCGACGAGGCCGACGGCGAGCCCGTGGACGTGGACGTGACCTTCGTGGTCGAAGACGCCGAGGGGGCTCCCGTGGACCCGTCGGTGCTCGAGTTCGAGTCGGTGTCGCTCGTGACCCGGGCCTGA